A single genomic interval of Synergistaceae bacterium harbors:
- a CDS encoding ABC transporter ATP-binding protein, whose protein sequence is MITCENLSIGWDNRVIIKNLNFCVKSGDYLCIMGENGSGKSTLIKTILGLNKPLSGRIIFTDGLKKNEIGYLPQQKESQKDFPASVREIVLSGFQGRCGLRPFYNKREKIAAFEIMQKMKISDLEFKCYRELSGGQQQRVLLARALCAAQKVLILDEPITGLDPESASEMYLLLNELNRDKKIAIIMISHDIDKAAKYAKNLLRLDKSC, encoded by the coding sequence ATGATAACTTGTGAAAATTTGTCAATAGGCTGGGACAATCGAGTAATCATAAAGAATCTAAATTTTTGTGTTAAATCAGGCGATTATTTATGTATTATGGGCGAGAACGGTTCAGGCAAAAGCACTCTTATAAAAACTATTCTCGGACTCAATAAACCCTTAAGCGGCAGAATAATTTTTACTGATGGACTCAAGAAAAACGAGATCGGCTATCTTCCCCAGCAAAAAGAATCACAAAAGGACTTCCCTGCTTCAGTTCGTGAAATTGTATTATCAGGCTTTCAAGGAAGGTGCGGGCTCCGGCCATTCTATAATAAACGCGAGAAAATAGCGGCATTTGAGATCATGCAAAAAATGAAGATTTCAGATTTAGAGTTCAAATGTTACCGCGAATTATCAGGAGGTCAGCAGCAAAGAGTCCTATTAGCGCGTGCTTTGTGTGCAGCTCAAAAAGTTTTAATACTCGATGAGCCTATAACAGGTCTTGACCCTGAGTCAGCTTCAGAAATGTATTTATTGCTGAATGAATTAAATCGCGATAAGAAAATTGCTATTATTATGATCTCTCATGATATAGACAAGGCCGCGAAATATGCAAAAAATTTATTGAGGCTCGATAAATCATGCTAG